TTACCTGCCTTTAAAAATGCTACTTACTGGAGCAATCCAAAGCACTGGGACTGGGCGGTAAATCCTAACGAACGTGAAAAAGCTTCGTTCTTTACAGAAAATATTATTCCGATACAGGAAAGCGGGCAGTTGCAGTTTATTGATGTTAAGGATGGCGTAAATTTCGGCAATGATTTTGACGTGCGCTTTGTATCCGGCCATACCGAATCGATGATGTTGCCGCTTATTAATTATAAAGGGCATAAAATATTATATATGGCCGATTTGCTGCCATCAACCGGGCATCTCCCTATCCCCTACGTTATGGGCTACGATATGTTCCCGCTTATTACCCTTGCCGAGAAGAAATTATTTTTAAACGAGGCACTTGAAAATGATTACGTTTTGTACTTTGAACACGACCCTATAAACGAATGCTGCACCTTACAACAAACAGAAAAAGGTATCAGGATAAAGGAAACTTTTAAGCTGAATGAGTTATAATTTCCCGCATTCCGCAAAAATCATACCGCTTGCAACAATCCTTAACAATAATGTAAAAATTACACTTATTCTTAATTCTGATTTTACAACATACTAATTATCAGCTTATTAAAATTTTTCTTAATTACATATTTTTTTTCAAAATACGTTATGCAATTGTAATTTTTTAGAACAAATTTGTAGCTTTACACGTTGTAATCCCTAAACACGAATAGCGAGGCTTAATAACTAAATGAGACAACTCAAAATAACGCAATCCATTACCAATCGCGAGTCGCAGTCACTTGATAAATATCTGCACGAGATTGGTAAGGTAGACCTGATAACCGCTGAAGAAGAAGTAATTTTAGCTCAAAAAATCCGCGAGGGCGACCAGGCGGCTTTAGAACGTTTAACTAAAACCAACCTCCGCTTTGTTGTATCCGTTGCTAAACAATACCAAAACCAGGGCTTAACGCTGGGCGATTTGATTAACGAGGGTAACCTTGGTTTGATCAAGGCTGCCAAACGTTTTGACGAAACTAAAGGTTTTAAGTTCATTTCGTATGCCGTATGGTGGATCCGCCAGTCGATATTGCAGGCTATTGCCGAGCAATCGCGTATTGTGCGTTTACCGTTAAACCAGGTAGGTTCATTAAGTAAAATAAGCAAGGCTTTCTCAAAATTAGAGCAGGAATACGAGCGCGAACCATCGCCCGAAGAACTTGCCGACATTTTGGAAACCACCGTTGATAAGATCTCTGATACTTTAAGCAATTCAGGCCGCCATGTTTCGATGGATGCGCCGTTTGTTCAGGGCGAAGAAAACACGCTGCTGGATGTACTGGAAAACCAGGAACCCAACACTGATTCCATCCTGATTAACGAGTCGTTATCTGAAGAGATTAAACGTTCGCTCTCAACCCTTACCGAGCGTGAGCGTGAGATCATTGTGTTGTTTTTCGGTTTAGGTACCAACCACCCGCTATCGTTGGAAGAAATAGGCGAAAAATTTAACCTTACCCGCGAGCGTGTTCGCCAGATTAAGGATAAGGCTTTGCAACGCCTGCGCCATACGTCAAGGAGCAAGATCCTGAAATCGTACTTAGGTTAATTAAAGCCTTTCTCAATATTTGAAGCCATCGGTAAAGCCGGTGGCTTTTTTGTTAGTTACCATCACGTGCGTTCCTACTTATGAAATATTTAAAATGGGTGTCATGCTGAGCCTGTCGAAGCATGGCGGGCAGGGCCTTTAGGCGCGCGCCTTCGACAAGCTCATGATGACATAATTAAAAAAAATTGTCATCCTGAGCGATAGCGAAGGATCTTCTTCAACAAGCATGGCGGCTATGCAGGGCGAAGAAGATGCTTCGTTCCTCAGCATGACAAAGGGGAAAATGTCATATCTCCTTCAGATGCCGCGGCTTTTACTCACACAATTACGTGGTGGCTTACAAACAAAAAAAGCGGCAGGTAAAACCCACCGCTTTCATTATTTTAAAAGGCACAGCAACTAATCTCTAATCACCAACCTCTAATCTCTAAACTTAAAGCGCCAACACTTCTTTAACGCGGTCAGCAGCTTCTTTCAGCAAGATAGCCGAGTAAACTTTCAGGCCTGAGTTATCAATCAGTTCTTTAGCCTCGGCAGCGTTGGTGCCTTGCAAACGAACGATGATTGGCACAGGGATATTACCGATCTCGTTATAAGCATCAATAACACCTTGCGCAACACGATCGCAACGAACAATACCACCGAAGATGTTGATCAGGATAGCTTTAACGTTTGGATCAGACAGGATGATATTGAAACCTGCTTTTACAGTTTGCGCGTTAGCAGTACCACCTACGTCCAAAAAGTTAGCCGGCTCGCCGCCTGCAATTTTAATGATATCCATGGTAGCCATAGCTAAACCTGCACCGTTAACCATACAACCAACGTTACCGTCAAGTTTTACATAGTTAAGGTTTGATTTGCTTGCTTCAACCTCGGTTGGGTCTTCCTCGTCGGTATCACGCAGAGCAGCATAATCCGGGTGACGGTATAACGCGTTGTCGTCAAGGTTTACTTTAGCGTCAACGGCTAAAATTTTATTATCAGAGGTTTTTAAAACCGGGTTAATTTCAAATTGCGATGAATCGGTACCTTCATAGGCTTTGTATAAAGCGGCAATAAATTTGGTCATATCCTTAAACGCCTCGCCTTCAAGGCCAAGGTTAAAGGCAATTTTACGGGTTTGAAAGCCCTGTAAACCAACTTTAGGATCAATCTCTTCTTTAAATATCAATTCGGGAGTTGAGTGTGCAACTTCCTCGATATCCATACCACCTTCGGTACTATACATAATGATGTTGCGGCCACGGGCGCGGTCAAGCAGTACGCTCATGTAAAACTCTTTGGTAGCGCTTTCGCCAGGATAGTAAACATCCTGAGCTACTAAAACCTTCTTAACTTTTTTACCTTCTGGTCCGGTTTGCGGAGTAACCAGTTGCATACCGATGATGTTACCGGCATGTTCTTTTACCTGGTCAACATTTTTGGCCAGTTTAACACCACCGCCTTTACCACGGCCGCCTGCATGTATCTGAGCTTTGATAACAACCCAGTCCGAACCGAAGTCTTCTTTCATTTTTTGGGCAGCCTCAACAGCCTGCTCAACAGTATCGGCTACAATGCCTTCCTGAACTCTAACGCCATAGCTTTTTAATATAGCTTTACCCTGATATTCGTGAATATTCATGTTTTGAAGAATTTGCGGTAAAGCTACAATTTTGTTTGAAACGGTAAAGTGCTTGTTTCAGTTTATTTGATTCCTTTTAGTCTGAATCAGAATTTACAGAATTTTAGGATTAACAGAATAATGCATGAAATTAAGCAAAATCCTGCCCATGTTACAATCCCCCAAAAATCCAGGTTCAGAAAAATCAGCGAAATCAACGTAATCAAAAATCAATCAACGATCAAAATCCGTGTAATCAAAAAATAATCGGTGTAATCCCAACAAAAATAAATCAGCTAATCCGTTAACTTTGCCAAATGCTGATAGCAACATCCATTCACAAATCATACGGGCAGCTTCAAATACTTAAAGGGGTTGACCTTGAAGTACAAAAAGGCGAAATTGTAACCATAGTAGGTGCATCCGGCGCAGGCAAAAGCTCATTATTAAATATATTAGGTACGCTTGATAGGGCCGATTCAGGTACTTTAACCATCAACGGCCTCGAATTGAGTAAACTCAACAACAAACAATTAAGCGATTTCCGTAACCGGCAAATAGGCTTTATTTTTCAGTTTCACCATTTATTAGCCGAATTCAGCGCGATAGAAAACGTGTGTATCCCCGCTTTTATAGCAGGCAAATCAAAAACCGAAGCCGAAAAACGTGCCGGCGAATTATTGGATTTGTTGGGCCTGAAAGATCGGCTGCATCACAAACCTAACCAGCTATCAGGCGGCGAACAGCAGCGTGTGGCTGTAGCGAGAGCTCTCATTAACAGGCCGGCACTTATTTTTGCCGATGAACCATCGGGCAATCTTGATTCTGTGAATGCACTCGAACTTCATGAGCTGTTTATCAAACTTAAAAACGAGTTTAAACACACCTTTGTTATTGTTACCCATAACGAAGACCTTGCAAATCTGTCGGACAGGACGGTGACCATGAAAGACGGATTAATTGTAAACGGGCATTGATATGGCTATTTTAATTACGGCAGCAACATCAGCACAGGCCTATCAGCTTAAAAACAAACTGGAAGGGCATGACATTATTTTAGGCGATTATCAGGAACTGCCTGAGTTTATGGTAAAAACAGGCAGGATGATTACATTGCCCAAACCAGCATCGGCAAGTTACACGCACGAAATCCTTACGCTTTGCCTGGATAAAGAGGTGGATACTGTTTATTTATTCAGGCCCGACGAAACCGCTTTATTATTAAAGGCCGAAACTCTTTTTAATGAATATAATATCACCTTACAGGTTGTTGCTTAATGGAATATAAGGACATAGATAAACGTAAAACCGCTTTTATTTTTGAGCTGGATGATGTACTTTTTCCCGGGAAGGATTATTATTTCCAGGTTTATTACCTGTTTGCCAATATGCTTGAGTACGTTGAACTTACCGATGCCAAAGCGGCAACCAAAGTGCTTACAGATACGTATATAGCAGAAGGAAAGGATGCCGCGTTTAATAATTTAGCACAACAGTTTCCGGAAGCCGAGCAATACCGCGACAAGTTTGAAAACCAGCTTCTGACAGCGAAATTGCCGTTAAAACTGCTTTTATACCAAAATATGCTTACCTTGATGCAGGAAATAGTGGTTGACCGTAAGAAGCTGTTCATTGTAACCAACGGAAACATCCAGGAGCAGATTAACAAAATAAAGCAAACCGAATGGCATGGTTTGGAAAAATACCTGAGGTGTTATTTTGCTGAAGAAACTGCCCCCAAACCCGAACCCGATGTAATTGAATTACTGATGAAGGATAATAATTTGCAACGGCGTGATATAATAATGATAGGTAATTCGCAAGCCGACATCTTATGTGCAGAAGCCTGCGGGGTTGACTATATTAATGTTGAAGAGTTTTTATAACATAAGTTATAACATACTTAACAATAAGGCGTTAAACACATAAACTCTGTTTTATATGAGAAGAATATTCTATTTTTTAGCCGTTATCTCCGTAGTTTCATTAGCTGCCTGTAAAAAAAACAAACCAGGAACCGGAGGAGGAAATGATAATAACAACGACAATTCCGGCCCTCCGGCTACCGGCACGGTGTTAGATAAAATCAGGGATTCGGTTTTCCTATATCCAAAAGAAACTTACCTGTGGTACCAACAATTACCCTCATATAAAGATTTCCAGCCGCGCAATTACGTAAGCAGCGATACCATTACGGGCTTAAGCAGCGAGGTTGATCATCTTTCGCAATATGCCATTAATCCTACCAGCAACCGCCCTTATGAATATTACGATGCCTCGGGTACGGCCAAATATTCATTTATTGATGATGGTGCCGTATCCAGCGAGTTAGGTGGCAACGGCGGCGATTTTGGCTTTTCGGTATTTTACCCAACCCGTTCAGATCTGCGGATAAAATACGTATACCCCAACTCTCCCGCCGATAAATTGGGGGTAAAACGTGGTTATCGTATCACCAAAATAAACGGCCGCACTAATCTTGATTATGACGATGGCGGCGCAACAACCCAGTTTGTAATCCAGGCCTATGCTTACAGCAAAACCATCAACATGACACTTACGCGGTACGACGGCAGTTCGATTGATGTTACGCTCAATACAGATAAATATACCATCAACCCCGTTATTACCTATAAACAATTGGATGCCGGCTCGGGCAAAAAGGCGGGTTATATGGTTTTTAACTCGTTTACTGATAAAAGTAATGCCGGCCCTAAAATACTCGAGGCTTTAAACAGCTTTAGTGGCCTTAGCGATGTTATTATCGATTTAAGATATAACGGCGGCGGCTCGGTAGAAACCGCCGAGTACTTCGATAACCTGCTGGTTCCGTCGGCAAAAAACGGCACCAAAATGTATACCGCATATTTTAATGATAAGCTCACAAGCGATAATTATACACTGTTTAAAAAACTGTACGATATCCCCAACGGCTTTTTCTCGGTAAACAACCAAACTGTGAATTTCCAAAAACAGGGTTCGTTTAACTTCAGCAAAATCATCTTCCTGGTGGGTGGTGGTACAGCATCAGCCAGCGAACTTACTATCAACAACCTTTTAGGCATACCCAGCTTAGATGTAGAATTAATAGGCGATCAGACTTATGGTAAACCGGTTGGCTTTTACGGTATCGATATTAACAAATATCAGCTATATATGCCTATGTTCTCAACTAAAAACGCATCAGGCAATGGCGACTATTAC
The sequence above is a segment of the Mucilaginibacter celer genome. Coding sequences within it:
- a CDS encoding HAD family hydrolase encodes the protein MEYKDIDKRKTAFIFELDDVLFPGKDYYFQVYYLFANMLEYVELTDAKAATKVLTDTYIAEGKDAAFNNLAQQFPEAEQYRDKFENQLLTAKLPLKLLLYQNMLTLMQEIVVDRKKLFIVTNGNIQEQINKIKQTEWHGLEKYLRCYFAEETAPKPEPDVIELLMKDNNLQRRDIIMIGNSQADILCAEACGVDYINVEEFL
- the sucC gene encoding ADP-forming succinate--CoA ligase subunit beta codes for the protein MNIHEYQGKAILKSYGVRVQEGIVADTVEQAVEAAQKMKEDFGSDWVVIKAQIHAGGRGKGGGVKLAKNVDQVKEHAGNIIGMQLVTPQTGPEGKKVKKVLVAQDVYYPGESATKEFYMSVLLDRARGRNIIMYSTEGGMDIEEVAHSTPELIFKEEIDPKVGLQGFQTRKIAFNLGLEGEAFKDMTKFIAALYKAYEGTDSSQFEINPVLKTSDNKILAVDAKVNLDDNALYRHPDYAALRDTDEEDPTEVEASKSNLNYVKLDGNVGCMVNGAGLAMATMDIIKIAGGEPANFLDVGGTANAQTVKAGFNIILSDPNVKAILINIFGGIVRCDRVAQGVIDAYNEIGNIPVPIIVRLQGTNAAEAKELIDNSGLKVYSAILLKEAADRVKEVLAL
- a CDS encoding sigma-70 family RNA polymerase sigma factor yields the protein MRQLKITQSITNRESQSLDKYLHEIGKVDLITAEEEVILAQKIREGDQAALERLTKTNLRFVVSVAKQYQNQGLTLGDLINEGNLGLIKAAKRFDETKGFKFISYAVWWIRQSILQAIAEQSRIVRLPLNQVGSLSKISKAFSKLEQEYEREPSPEELADILETTVDKISDTLSNSGRHVSMDAPFVQGEENTLLDVLENQEPNTDSILINESLSEEIKRSLSTLTEREREIIVLFFGLGTNHPLSLEEIGEKFNLTRERVRQIKDKALQRLRHTSRSKILKSYLG
- a CDS encoding S41 family peptidase; protein product: MRRIFYFLAVISVVSLAACKKNKPGTGGGNDNNNDNSGPPATGTVLDKIRDSVFLYPKETYLWYQQLPSYKDFQPRNYVSSDTITGLSSEVDHLSQYAINPTSNRPYEYYDASGTAKYSFIDDGAVSSELGGNGGDFGFSVFYPTRSDLRIKYVYPNSPADKLGVKRGYRITKINGRTNLDYDDGGATTQFVIQAYAYSKTINMTLTRYDGSSIDVTLNTDKYTINPVITYKQLDAGSGKKAGYMVFNSFTDKSNAGPKILEALNSFSGLSDVIIDLRYNGGGSVETAEYFDNLLVPSAKNGTKMYTAYFNDKLTSDNYTLFKKLYDIPNGFFSVNNQTVNFQKQGSFNFSKIIFLVGGGTASASELTINNLLGIPSLDVELIGDQTYGKPVGFYGIDINKYQLYMPMFSTKNASGNGDYYDGMAPGSGVYKGKLADDDLTKDFGDPTENLVSQALYYIANGKYKTTSTQTQSFASSSKSIMTTEQKRAMVQKFNQSKIKGLMLKTPAVFKKKQ
- a CDS encoding MBL fold metallo-hydrolase, whose product is MKLHTIDTGFFKLDGGAMFGVVPKTIWNKTNPADENNLCTWAMRCLLVEDGDRLTLIDTGIGNKQSEKFFSHYYLHGDASLDSSLKSLGFHRDDITDVFLTHLHFDHVGGAAVREGEALLPAFKNATYWSNPKHWDWAVNPNEREKASFFTENIIPIQESGQLQFIDVKDGVNFGNDFDVRFVSGHTESMMLPLINYKGHKILYMADLLPSTGHLPIPYVMGYDMFPLITLAEKKLFLNEALENDYVLYFEHDPINECCTLQQTEKGIRIKETFKLNEL
- a CDS encoding ABC transporter ATP-binding protein, coding for MLIATSIHKSYGQLQILKGVDLEVQKGEIVTIVGASGAGKSSLLNILGTLDRADSGTLTINGLELSKLNNKQLSDFRNRQIGFIFQFHHLLAEFSAIENVCIPAFIAGKSKTEAEKRAGELLDLLGLKDRLHHKPNQLSGGEQQRVAVARALINRPALIFADEPSGNLDSVNALELHELFIKLKNEFKHTFVIVTHNEDLANLSDRTVTMKDGLIVNGH